The genomic interval CTGCCACAGGTCGATTAAATCTTCTGCTGTAGTTGTCTCATCTAAAGATATACCAACAGCAGTCTCATCAAAAATTCGTAAGTTGATATTCCTACCTTGGCAACCTGCAAGAATAGTTTCGAGGTTTTGTGTACCTAACTCTACTCGTAACGTATCAAATACATTTTCTGAACTAATTTTGTAACCCAGACGCTTTAAGCCTGCTGCCAAAATTACAGTTAACTGGTGAATATTTTCGGCAATATTCTTCAGTCCCTCTGGCCCGTGATACACGGCGTACATACCAGCCATTACCGCCAATAGTACCTGGGCGGTACAAATATTACTGGTGGCTTTTTCTCTGCGGATGTGTTGTTCGCGGGTTTGCAGTGCTAGACGTAATGCAGGCTTACCGTTGACATCTCTAGATAACCCAACAATGCGCCCTGGAACTTGGCGTTTATACTCTTCTTTGGTGGCAAAGTAAGCAGCATGAGGGCCGCCAAACCCCAAGGGAATACCAAAGCGTTGAGTACTACCTACAGCAATGTCCGCACCAAATTCACCGGGCGGGGTGAGTAAAGTTAAGCTGAGGGGGTCGGCGGCGACTGTAACTAACGCCCCGACTGTATGGGCTTTTTCGATAAAGGCGCGATAGTCGTAGATAGTGCCATCGGTGGCTGGGTATTGCAAGACTGCGCCAAAAATCGGTTCAGCAAAATCAAAAGTTTGATGGTCGCCGATAATAATATTGATTCCTAGAGGTTTTGCTCGTGTTTGTAAGACATCAATGGTTTGGGGATGACAGTCACGGGAAACAAAATAGCTATGGGCTTTCGTTTTGCTGACACCATAACTCAGACTCATGGCTTCGGCGGCGGCGGTGGCTTCATCGAGTAAGGAAGCGTTGGCAATTTCCAAACCTGTTAAGTCAATAATCATAGTTTGGAAATTCAGCAGTGCTTCTAACCGTCCTTGGGCAATTTCGGGCTGATAGGGGGTGTATGCAGTGTACCAACCAGGATTTTCTAAGATATTACGACCAATTACAGGCGGGGTAACGCAGTCGTAATATCCCATACCGATGTAGGAACGACACACTTGATTTTTAGCCGCAATGTTTTTTAACTTTGCTAAGGCGGCATATTCACTTTGTGCGTCGGGTAATTGTAGTGTTTGCTGCGATCGGATGGCTTGTGGTACTGTGCGATCGATGAGTTCGTCTAGGCTGGCAAAACCCAGAACTTCCAACATTTGCTGAATGTCTTTGGTGTTGGGGCCTATATGTCGTTCTAAAAAATTAGAGTACGCTGTATTTTCAGGAAGGGTAGACTGGGTTTGAGGGGCATGGAATACCACAAATCGAACTCCGGACGCAACTATTTAATATTTTGCAATAAAAAATACTTTTAACAAGTCGGCGGTAAATAAAAAAGATGAAGGATGAAGGCTGAAATTACTCTGCGATAAGCCACCCAAAGGGTGTCTGCATACTTCACACTTCATACTTCACACTTTTTACTCTTGTCCTTCTACCAGTGCGCTGTACTGACTGGCAGTTAAGGCATCATCTAGTTCACTGGGGTCATCAACACGTATTTTCAGTAACCAACCTTCGCCATAAGGGTCATCGTTCAGTAGTTCGGGATCATCAGCCACAACAGGGTTAATTTCTACCACTGTACCGGTTACGGGTGAAAAAACTTCTCCAACGGCTTTGACTGATTCAATTGTGCCTAATTCATCACCCTTAGCAAAAAGTTGACCAATCTCTGGCAGTTCTACAAATACAATTTCCCCTAATTCTCTGGCGGCAAATTCGGTAATGCCAATGGTAGCAATGTCACCATCTAGCCGTACGTATTCATGGCTATCCTGGTATTTTAAATCATCAGGATATTGAGACATATCACTTACCCTCCAATTATCACTAAAATTATTGTTCTCACAGTAATGCTGGTCATATTTAATAATCAGGTTTACTGTAGCTTGAGTAGTTCACAACACATTATTCCTTAAAAAGCAGCGAAGGATGAAGTAAAAAATGTGATGTTACTTTATCCTTTTGTTTTTGACCGATAAAAGGGGCGTTTGACTACTACTGCGGGGTAGGCTTTACCGCGAATTTCCACTTCTAGCTGTTGACCAACCTTTGCTATTTTGCTGGGAATATATGCTAAAGCAACAGGATAACCTAGTGTGGGAGATATCGTCCCACTGGTAACTTCTCCTACAACTTGACCTGCGGATAAAACTTGGTAGCCGTGACGGGCGATGTTACGTCCTTGCATTTGTAAACCTACGAGTCGGCGTTGCACTCCATTGGCTTTTTGCTGTTCTAAGACTGACCGACCAATAAAGTCGCCTTTAGTATCGAGGTGAACTAACCAGCCTAAACCTGCTTCTAGAGGTGTGATGTTATCGTCGATGTCTTGTCCATAAAGTGCCATTGCGGCTTCGAGGCGTAGGGTATCTCTAGCACCTAGTCCTGCGGGAACGACACCAGCATTGTAGAAATTACGCCATAATTCTATGCCTACTTCTGGGTCTACCATAATTTCAAAGCCATCTTCGCCGGTGTAACCTGTACGGGCGATAAAGGCTGGTTGACCGAGTATATTTGCTTGTAAATGACCAAAGGCTTTAATTGGTTGTAGGTCTTGTTCTACAAATGGCTGGAGATATTTCTCAGCTTGTGGCCCTTGCAAGGCAATTAAGACTTTTTCGGGTGAGAGGTCTTGAAATTGAATGTCATCTAAGTTGAGGTTTTGCAATAGCCAGGTTTTGTCTTTGGCTGTGGTTGCTGCATTAACAACGATCGCTACTTTTTCTTCACTTTGATAATAAACAATAATATCGTCAATGATTCCCCCTTGGGGATTTAACAATACTGTATATTGCGCTTGACCCGCTTGTAAGCGACTCAAGTCAGAAGGGACTAAACCCTGGAGTTGGTCAATGACTTTTTTACCTTCCAAGGTGAATTTGCCCATGTGGGAGATATCAAACATCCCCGCAGCATTTCTCACAGCTTCGTGTTCGCTGGTAATACTGCTGTATTGTACAGGCATTTCCCAACCACCAAAGCTGGTGAAGCGGGCTTTAAGTTCTACACCCAGTTGATATAAAGGAGTTCGCGCCAAGGATGCGGCGATGTTTTCTTGATTAGCCACAGGTAGTTATGCTCTTCAACTGCTATATATCCTAAGTCAAGGATGAAGCCTGAAGTCTGAAGTATAAAATTTCCGACTTCATACTTCACCCTTCAGACTTTAACCTAGTAATGTTATTTGTAGGAGTATTGAGTTTTGTTAAGAATAAGTTATGAAAAATTGGCGCATACTAGCGAGTGTTGTTTTAGCAATGGCTTTATTGTTATTCCCCTTATCGGCGGAGGCTGCTAGTTCTTCGAGTATTACCCGTTCGGCTGGGGATGAAGTGATAGCAAAGGATTATTCTGGTCAAAGTTTAGTGGGTAGTGAGTTTACCAACGTTGATTTGGAGAATGCTAACTTTAGCAATGCTGACTTACGCGGCGGTGTGTTTAACGGCACTATCCTAGAAGGTGTAAATCTGCATGGTGTAGATTTTAGTAATGGTATAGCTTACTTGACTAGGTTCAAAAATGCTGATTTGACTGATGCAATTTTGACAGATGCGATGATGCTGCGATCGACCTTTGATAATGTTGAGATTACAGGTGCAGATTTTACGAATGCCGTGTTAGACGGGACACAGGTGAAAAAACTCTGTGCTAAAGCTAGTGGTGTCAATTCTAAAACAGGTGTAGATACACGGGAGTCTTTGGGTTGTAGGTAAATTGATAAAAATAACCCTCCAGATATTTGGAAGGTTTTAATTGATGAAATTTTGAATACAGCAGTCATATTTGATTTGTGAAAGTCAAGAGGCTCAGATCCCCGACTTCTTGAAAAAGTCGGGGATATTTTGGTTCACGAAGGGTTTAGGATTACTATATTAATCAGCAGAACAATTACTCAGGATTTGTAGATTGTTCATCTGCTAAATGAAAAGTTTTTTCTATTTGCAGTCTTTGTTCGGCGTTACGTAAAAAATAGCCATCTACCATAGCTGAACCTAGTAATCTGCCTAATTCTTCGCGGTTAGTAGTAATCATAGTATTAAATCTGTCATGGGGCAAATTGCCTAAGATTGCCACAATTGTCTGTTGAATTAAGTGTAATACTTCTGGGGAATCTGGTTTAGATAGTTGGACAACTGTATCTCGATTGAGAGATTGTAGATATTGCCAAAACTGATTATTTTTAATATCTTCCGGCATAAAGTTGTCTGGCTGGTGAGGAGAAAGATTACTCATAGGATGATTTATTTTGTTGCGGCGATATCTTGAATTTATCAGATTTTTGCAATATATAGATTCAAAGTAACCGAACATCTCATATCTGGTTTATTCTACTTCTGATAAATCTTGCTTGGCTAGAAAGAAGTAGGTTCTATGTAGGAATAAAAATATTATTTTCTATATATATGTATCAAAAATAACTAGTGATTTATTCTATAAAAATATAAATTTTTGACAAAATATAGGCAAATATCTAATTAATTTGATAACATCATAAAACCCTTATCAAATTGCTTAGGATACCAGTCGAAAAAATATCTTAGGCATCTATATTGCTTAATAGCTGGCAACTTGCTATAGCCTATTAGATTGTTGTTAAGTTTTCTCTTCAGAATCGCATCTATCTCTATTGACCGTTGCAAGTATTCAATTTGGAGACAGATATGAAAAAATTATTGCCATTGATCATCAGTAGCATTTTGTTAGTTGGTGCTGTTGGTTGTCAAGAAAATCATCAAGATGCTGCTAGAAGTTCTACTAATAACCCAACTTCCCAAGCATCAGCAAAACCCGCTTCTCAAACTACAGATAAAACACCTAAAGATACAACTGAGAAAACAGCAGTAACTAAAAATACTCCTGTAACTACAAAATCTGAGGGTGCATTAAAAAGTGAAGTTGTTAAAAAGCTGAAAGCCGAGTTACCAAATAATAAATTAGAGGTAGAAGCTAAAGCGGGGAATATCGTAATTAAAGGGACGGCGACATCGAATGCAGAGTTAAAAAAAGCTGAAAAATTAGTTAAGGAAGTCAAAGGTGTGAAGAGTGTCAAAGTAGAAGCGAAAGTGCTAATACCTAATAAGATTTAACTTTAGCCTGTATGTAAACCCCTCAGACTGGAAGTCTGGGGCTATACAAACAAAGCCTGCCTATTGCGATTGGCGCACCACGCAGGCTAATTATATTTAGTAGGAGAATTGAGCGTTTTGAGTAAGTCCTGGTAAAGAATCATTACCAGATTCAACTAATTTGCATTTGACAGGGATAATTACTGTATTTTATCCATCACAACTGATTTTTTGTGAGGGTGCTGTGCATAGAAGTTTTGATTTAAATTGCTTATCTGGATTCTTCAAAATCACTAAATATACTAGAGTAACTATTCCTGTGATTAGTCTGGCTTTAGCAGTAATTATGCCTAATGCTGCTTTAGCTGAGACTGTGATGCAAAAAGTTGCACGTACAGGGGTACTGACTGCTGGTACTAGTAAAGATGCACTGCCTTTTGCATACACCGATGACCAAGGTAAATTAACTGGTTATTCGGTAGATATGTTAAATGTCATCAAACAACAATTAGAAAAACAATTAGGCAAAAAAATTCAATTAAAATTAGTCGGTTTGACTCCTGCACAGAGAATTCCAAAAATAGTTAACCGGGAAGTTGATATTGTTTGTGATGCTAGTAGTTTTACTTGGGAACGAGATAAAAAGGTTGATTTCTCGGTGAGTTATGGTGTGACGGGGACGCAATTATTAGTGAAATCAGGTAGTGATATTGGTTCGCCAGAATCGTTAATTGGGAAAAGAATTGGGGTGTTAGCACAAACTACAAATGAATTAGCAATTAAACAGGTACAACCCCAAGCTAAGTTGGTTTATTTGAAAACTCGTGCGGAAGGTTATACAGCGTTAGAAGAAGGCAAAATTGATGCTTTTGCGTCTGATAGTATTTTGTTGGAAGGATGGTTGCAAAAGGCAAAGAATCCTGATAATTTTGCGATCGCACCTGATCGACCTTTTTCACGAGAAGGTATCGCTTGCATGGTTCCAGAGGATAATTCTAAGTTTCTCGATGCTGTAAATTATTCTCTGGTGAAGTTTATGCAAGGTTTTGTCAACGGCGATAGTAAATATGTGGCTATTTTTGACCGTTGGTTTGGGCCGCAAGGCGCGGTTTTTCTGAATCGAGATTTGCGCGATTTAACTGTGGAAACGATGCAATTGGTGATTGAGTTTCGTGAGGAAATTCCGAAGAGAGAACTGTAATTAAGTTGGGTCAATTGGTCACGGAAGATTAAGTTCAAATTCCCAATTTCTTCTCCTGTATAATTTACGCATCAAAACGAAAAATCAAGGGTTTGGGGTGTAAGGATTTTAAATAAAGACACCCCAAACCCTTTCACCCTGACACCCAATCTCCACGGATAATTTTTGTGCGTAAGTCCTGTCCTGCACTTGTACCAACGTGCAGAATGGTACATTGATATTACTCCACTATATGTCCTTCACGCCAAAGCGATACCAACCATCACTTACTTTGTCATTGCAGAGATAAACTAAGCAGTAATCAGGGTATAATTGGACTCCGTTTTGATCCCTCTTTTTATTACAGGGAGAGAAAAATACTAACACCAAATTAAAAAATGATTGCGACAGATGGATGGCTCAAAAGCTTACCGATCAACCCTTACCCAATCCAAAATCTAAAATCTAAAATGGTATAACTCACTTATGAATGCTAAACAAAATCATTTAAACACCCTTGTTGATAATAAACGTAAAACTAAGAGTTTTGGATTATTCTTTGCTGTACAGTGACTAATTAAATGTCGTCGTGACAAATTAGTGTCATTTATTAAATGCTTGTACAGCAAGAGTTTTAGCTATTCATTAGATATTACATTATTTCTCAGCAGTGACTAAATAAATGTCGCTTTCCGTAATTATGACAAATTAACTGTCGCTTCGGAAATTAGAAAAAAGGTTTTGTATATTTTCATGGTGACAAATTGACTGTCGTTTTCCCAACAGTTAGAATAACATTATGTATTTATAATCTGCTATTAATTCATGAACAGAAATGTTATGTCTGATTTGACTGTTCATACATCTGTAAATGCTGCGGACGTTTTATCACAAGAGAGCAACACATCTCCTGAAACTAATGTGATTGTTACAGAACTCTCAGAAGAAGCCCAACTGAAGTTAGAGGTAATCCAAAGTTTGCTGGAACCATGCGATCGCACAACTTATGGGCAGAAGCTGAAGGAGGCTGCGGAAAAACTGGGTGTGACAGTGCGAACGGTGCAGCGTTTAGTAAAAAAATGGGAAGAGGATGGCTTAGTCGCATTCACTCAGACAGGTAGGGCTGATAAAGGAAAACATCGAATTGGTGAGTTTTGGGAAAACTTCATCATTACAACTTACAAGGAAGGTAACAAGGGTAGTAAACGCATGACTCCCAAACAAGTTGACCTGAGAGTTCAAGCTAAAGCACGAGAACTAGGCGACTCAAAACCGCCTAATTACAGGACAGTTTTAAGGGTGTTAGCTCCTATTCTGGAACAGAAAGAAAAAACTAAGAGTATCCGCAGCCCTGGTTGGAGGGGAACAACACTTTCAGTTAAAACCCGTGAAGGGCAAGATTTATCTGTTGACTACAGCAACCATGTCTGGCAATGTGACCATACCCGTGTAGATGTTTTGTTAGTAGATCAGCATGGTGAACTTCTAGGTCGTCCCTGGCTAACAACAGTAATTGACACCTACTCTCGTTGCATTATGGGTATCAATTTGGGTTTTGATGCGCCTAGTTCAGTGGTAGTAGCTTTAGCATTACGCCATGCAATTTTGCCAAAAAGGTACGGTTCAGAGTATAAGCTGCACTGTGAATGGGGAACTTACGGTAAGCCAGAACATTTTTATACTGATGGAGGTAAAGATTTTCGTTCAAACCACTTAAGCCAGATTGGGGCGCAATTGGGGTTTGTTTGTCATTTACGCGATCGCCCCAGTGAAGGTGGTATTGTTGAGCGTCCTTTTAAGACATTGAATGACCAACTATTTTCAACGCTTCCAGGGTATACCGGATCTAATGTACAGGAACGCCCAGAAGATGCGGAGAAGGACGCAAGACTCACTCTCAGAGAACTAGAACAGTTACTTGTTCGCTTCATTGTTGACCGCTACAACCAAAGTATTGATGCGCGAATGGGCGATCAAACTCGCTTTGGGCGTTGGGAAGCGGGATTACCTACAGTACCAGTGCCAATCGAAGAACGTGATTTAGATATTTGCCTAATGAAGCAGTCACGACGCACAGTACAAAGAGGTGGATGCTTACAGTTTCAAAATGTGATGTATCGAGGGGAGTATCTAGCAGGATATGCTGGGGAAACGGTCAATTTAAGATATGACCCCAGAGATATTACAACGGTGCTGGTTTATCGCCAGGAGAAAAGCCAAGAAGTTTTTCTGACTCGCGCTCATGCTCAAGGTTTGGAGACTGAGCAACTTTCACTAGATGAAGCCCTTGCTGCTAGTCGTAGACTGCGTAATGCAGGTAAAACTGTTAGCAACCAAGCCTTATTGCAAGAAGTCCTTGAGCGTGATGCTTTGGTAGCAAACAAGAAAAGTCGCAAGGAACGCCAAAAATTGGAGCAGGAAATCTTGCGTTCTACTGCGGTTAATGAAAGTAAAACTGAGTCCTTACCATCTCCAGTTATGGAAGCAGAAGAAGTGGAATCTACTACTCAGGTTCAATCTTCATCTCCAGAACTAGAGGTGTGGGACTACGAACAATTGCGTGAAGAATACGGATTTTAAACAATGACAGATGCACAAGCGATCGCCAAGCAATTGGGTGGGGTCAAACCAGATGATGAGTGGTTGCAAGCTGAAATTGCTCGTCTCAAGGGCAAAAGCATTGTTCCATTACAGCAAGTAAGGTCTTTGCATGATTGGTTAGATGGAAAACGTAAGGCACGGCAATCCTGCCGAGTAGTTGGGGAATCACGCACGGGTAAGACAGTTGCTTGTGATGCCTACAGATACAGACAAAAAGTACAGGCGGAGGTGGGACGACCACCAATTGTCCCTGTGGTTTATATTCAGCCGCCCCAAAAATGCGGTGCTAAGGATTTGTTTCAAGAAATTATTGAGTATCTAAAATTTAAAGCAACTAAGGGAACAGTATCAGATTTTCGTGGCAGAACAATGGAGGTATTAAAGGGCTGTGGCGTAGAAATGATCATTGTTGATGAAGCTGATCGCCTCAAGCCTGAGACGTTTGCTGAGGTGCGTGATATTTATGACAAGTTGGGGATTGCTATTGTTTTAGTAGGAACTGATCGATTAGAGGCAGTTATTAAGCGAGATGAACAAGTTTATAACCGCTTTCGGGCTTGTCATCGTTTTGGGAAGTTGTCAGGGAAGGAGTTCCAAGATACTGTACAAACTTGGGAAGATAAAGTTTTAAAGTTACCATTGCCTTCTAATCTCATTAGCAAGGATATGCAGCAGATTTTAACTTCGGCAACCGAAGGTTACATTGGTCGGCTAGATGAAATTCTTAGGGAAGCAGCAATTCGTGCTTTATCAAGGGGATTAAAGAAAATTGACAAGGCTGTTTTACAGGAAGTGACACAGGAGTATAAGTGATGGCAGCACCAGATGTTAAACCCTGGCTTTTTATTATCCAACCCTATGAAGGGGAAAGCTTGAGCCATTTTCTAGGTCGATTTAGACGTGCTAACCATTTATCTCCTGCTGGGTTGGGCAATTTGGCAGGTATTGGTGCAGTAGTAGCACGGTGGGAAAGGTTTCATTTTAACCCTCGTCCCAGTCAAAAAGAGTTAGAGGCGATCGCATCTGTAGTAGAAGTAGATGCAGACAGGTTAGCTCAAATGCTTCCACCTTTGGGAGTGGGTATGCAGCATGAGCCAATCCGCCTGTGTGGGGCTTGCTATGCCGAAGCACCTTGTCACCGGATTGAGTGGCAATATAAATCAGTGTGGAAGTGCGATCGCCATCAACTCAAAATTTTAGCGAAGTGTCCCAATTGTCAAGCACCTTTCAAAATGCCTGCGTTGTGGGAGGATGGGTGCTGTCATAGATGTAGGATGCCATTTGCAGAAATGGCAAAGCAACAGAAGAGCTAATCATATTAGAAAAAAGAATCAAATTAACCAGTTCTCCGAATTTTTTCGGTTATCCAAAAAATTTGTGTAATGGTAGGGAGTACCCGTCTACAGTGATAGTTAGCGTAGAGATGCTATAGATAAAACTGCCATTTGAATACTACTGAATTTAACTAAATATCTTAATTTTACAAATATCTTCATTCCGCCATTGTAACTAATAGCGGTAATAATAAGTTTGGTAATTGAGCTAATAAATTTGATATCTCTGGTAATAATGATTTTCTTACATCTAATCCTTTTGGTGAATTTCCTGATTTTATTAAAATATTAAAATTATCAAGCTCATCCATAAATTGTTGAATTGCACGTTTTTTAGCTGCAAATTTTTGAACATTTTCTAGAGGGATATTATCACTGATCAAATTGAGAGACTCGGTTTTAATTAGTTTTAAAGGTTTTTTACTATTATTTCTTATTATTTTTAAATTATATTTTAAAATTTTGATATTTTCATGATGTTCATTGACTGCATTGACCATTGCATTCCGTTTGCTTTCTTTTGATATTTTTTCCTCTTTTAAACGAGTAACCATTACACCTATTATAAATGTAAAGATTGAAAATATTTGTTTAAACAACCCTGTTAACTCGAATTGAGGTAGAGCTAAATAAGTAAATAAAAAAGGAGAAATTAACACCAAAATAGTAGGTAAAATAATAGGTCTTTTATTTAACCAAATAGTAACTTTATGAATTAACCTTTTATATTTTTTATCAAATCCAATTAATAATCCTTTGTGTATAAACCATACAATTACTAAAATTGTAGCTAAAATAGACGGCAAAAAATTTGGCGTTGACTCAGACATAATTTATTGAATGTTAAAATATCAAAGTTTATTTTAACATCCAGATTTTGGGTTAACTCATATCTTGCACCTCTCCGTACAACCCCAGGTTAAGTAAAAAGATGCGCGATAAAGATACTTCACTTTTATAGGTTTTTGTCGTTAAATCAAGGCTTTCGCTTTTTTACTGAGTAATAAAATTACATCAATTTTTCTTGGTGCAAGATGTGAGTTAATAGTAATTGGGGATCGCCTGCAAGCTGATTGAATGCGAAACGCTAGGAAGCTATCAGGCTGTTAACACCTGCTTTGCTGCAACTTCCATCAGTTTCTCGCTGCTATCTCGTCCTTGTTTTAATTTGGCTTCTAGGGTATCGCAAAGAGACATCAGGCGATCGCACTTCTCTACAATACGTTTTTGTTCTGCAAGCGGTGGGAGAGGAATTACAAACATTCTGAGAAGATTGAGGTTTAATCCCTTGTATGCAATTCCTCTTAAATTCTGCATAGTCTTTATCTGAATAAAGGGGGATGAAATGACATCAAGTATATATAAGTTGGAAATATGATGGCTAATAGGAATCATTGCAACTTCTCTTGCAATATTGCATCCTTTGTATTCCTCTGTAGCTATAGCGCATCCTCCTAAAGTTCCTCGAATATTCATTAAAAGTTCGCCACCTTGTATAATCGTCCTACTATATTGCTCTGATAAATCTCTAGTTACACTCCTTATATTTGAATTATTGATCCTTCGATAAAGAATATCGCTACATCTTAAAGTTTTTACTCCGTCTTCTGTTGGCTCTAAACCTAGTTTGATAATTCCGTAAGTAATATCTCTAGAAGGTTCTATAAGATTGCCAAGCCTTGCAAAAATCCATCCATGAGGTAAATCAAACGGAATTTCTTCAGAGCTAATTGAAGGTAATGATTTATCTTGATCACTTTTGATTTTATTGAGTAATTCTTGTGCTGGCTCATCATTTGGATCTTGACGCACTAGTTTACCCTGCACAGCCAATTGCAAAATCGCCTGACGCAGTTTAGGAATTGTTTCAGGAACGCTGTAGAGTAGGTCAAAATTGTTGCAAATACGCTGCCAGTGTTGGCAGAAATCATCGGGATTTTGGGATGAAAGGAGTTGAGCGATCGCACTCTCATTCATCCTCAAAATGCTATCTTGCCTTTGCTGCTGGCGTTTTTCGATTTCGTCACAGATGGAAAGCAGGCGATCGCACTTCTCTACAATGCGTTTTTGTTCTGCAAGTGGTGGAACTGGGATAGGAATAGTATCCCATTTGCCTTTACTCAGAATTGGCATCGTTGTAGTAGGAGCTAGTAACAAAACTTGCTGTTGAAAATAAGGAGATTTTAAAAAGTAATATATAAGCTTTGGTAAAATTTGTTCTTTTAAAGTTATGTAATTGATTTGTTGATTACAGGAGCAATCTCTATCTACCAAACCAACTTTGCCAATAGAACCACCGATAGAAACCATTAAAACTGAATTTTTTGGTACAAGCCTGCCATTCTTAACACCTTCTTCCGATAGACCTTCTACGTTATATCTGATATCACTAAAAGATATATCTGCTGGTTTTATAAAAGAATAATCATTCCCATAAAAATCAGGATTACTGGTTGCTGGTGTTGTTCCTGTTTGTGTCTTTCCTAAATTATTTAATCTTTGCCATTGCCAATTTATATGTACATAAAACGGGTATTCATCATTTTTTAATTGAGCAATATTTTTATTACGATTTTTTTTATCTACAAATTCTTCCAATTTCAAGGGTACTTGACTATCATTAGTATTGTTAGGA from Aulosira sp. FACHB-615 carries:
- a CDS encoding restriction endonuclease subunit S encodes the protein MKLETFFENFELLTDAPKAVSTLQKIILQLAVMGKLVPNNTNDSQVPLKLEEFVDKKNRNKNIAQLKNDEYPFYVHINWQWQRLNNLGKTQTGTTPATSNPDFYGNDYSFIKPADISFSDIRYNVEGLSEEGVKNGRLVPKNSVLMVSIGGSIGKVGLVDRDCSCNQQINYITLKEQILPKLIYYFLKSPYFQQQVLLLAPTTTMPILSKGKWDTIPIPVPPLAEQKRIVEKCDRLLSICDEIEKRQQQRQDSILRMNESAIAQLLSSQNPDDFCQHWQRICNNFDLLYSVPETIPKLRQAILQLAVQGKLVRQDPNDEPAQELLNKIKSDQDKSLPSISSEEIPFDLPHGWIFARLGNLIEPSRDITYGIIKLGLEPTEDGVKTLRCSDILYRRINNSNIRSVTRDLSEQYSRTIIQGGELLMNIRGTLGGCAIATEEYKGCNIAREVAMIPISHHISNLYILDVISSPFIQIKTMQNLRGIAYKGLNLNLLRMFVIPLPPLAEQKRIVEKCDRLMSLCDTLEAKLKQGRDSSEKLMEVAAKQVLTA